In Microbulbifer sp. GL-2, the following are encoded in one genomic region:
- a CDS encoding neutral/alkaline non-lysosomal ceramidase N-terminal domain-containing protein, with translation MNKIIIKICVVLLGLVGASPFAFGADWLLGTGKYDITGPAADVGMVGYGETGQTTKGIHTRLWSRAFIIGNQQNSRRLVFVSADLQGIPQGVKQGVIAKLKSKYGNNRFSDENVMLTATHTHVGPGGYDHYVMLNMSALGYAGDNYSAIVEGIYQSIVSANNSLKEGDIYLDQGTLLNTSVNRNPEPYAQNSDISNYQYDTNKTMSQLKLVGSDNEVMGIINWFAVHNVSLGTEQRQLSSDHKGAASYLFETWAAGQPNTSDGFVAAFANSNLGDASPNVCGPRDGCGTSEYASLELAAEKQFSKAQSLYESAANKLMGELDYLHQIIYFPGYTVAGQYSGVGQQDICEGAVGWSFTAGSTWDGPSGIDGIFEGMSVDNEGTEWDRSESLFESVIDGFPIFGLMNAFSAAAVFNETQDDPCQYPKPTFVERKVVGQELYTPYLPFQMFRIGSLALVAAPSEMTTMAGRRLEEQVLSAMQGNGISTVVIAGLANAYSGYVTTHEEFDMQHYEGGHTIFGPNTLAAYQQIYTEMAYAMNNNLEVDAGPAPADLSNDQVIHVIGVVYDDKRLWESFGQVWNDAGNSYSAGDMVSASFRSGHPRNNFRTGGTFIEIQRKVNGSWETYLTDNDLDTRFIWTRDTAIDCLACSFAEGQWTIGESTPAGTYRIKHYGNWKSGWTGKISGYSGTSSSFTVNN, from the coding sequence ATGAATAAAATAATAATCAAGATTTGTGTGGTGCTCTTGGGGCTAGTAGGCGCTTCCCCTTTTGCGTTCGGTGCGGACTGGTTGCTGGGTACTGGTAAATACGATATTACGGGCCCAGCCGCCGATGTTGGTATGGTTGGCTATGGTGAGACAGGGCAAACAACAAAGGGTATTCACACCCGTTTGTGGTCCCGCGCGTTTATTATCGGGAATCAACAGAATAGTCGGCGTCTAGTATTTGTATCTGCGGATCTGCAGGGCATTCCCCAGGGCGTTAAACAGGGTGTAATCGCCAAACTTAAAAGTAAGTATGGTAACAATAGATTCAGTGATGAGAATGTCATGCTCACAGCAACTCACACGCATGTGGGACCTGGTGGTTACGATCACTATGTAATGTTAAATATGAGCGCATTGGGTTACGCGGGAGATAATTACAGTGCGATTGTGGAAGGTATTTACCAGTCTATTGTCTCAGCGAATAACAGCCTGAAGGAGGGCGATATTTATCTGGATCAGGGGACCCTGCTCAATACCAGTGTTAATCGCAACCCAGAACCTTACGCACAAAATTCCGATATTAGTAATTACCAATACGATACTAATAAAACCATGAGTCAGCTCAAATTGGTGGGATCGGATAATGAGGTAATGGGGATTATCAATTGGTTTGCTGTGCACAATGTTTCCCTCGGAACCGAACAACGCCAGTTGAGTAGCGACCATAAAGGTGCGGCCAGTTATCTATTTGAAACCTGGGCTGCTGGCCAACCCAATACCTCAGATGGTTTCGTAGCGGCTTTTGCCAACAGCAACCTGGGTGATGCCTCTCCAAATGTGTGTGGCCCCAGAGATGGCTGCGGTACTAGTGAATATGCGAGTTTAGAGCTGGCTGCAGAAAAGCAGTTTTCCAAAGCGCAGTCACTATATGAGTCAGCAGCTAACAAGTTGATGGGAGAACTGGACTATCTCCATCAAATCATCTATTTCCCAGGCTACACAGTGGCGGGACAGTACTCTGGAGTAGGACAGCAGGATATATGTGAAGGCGCGGTTGGCTGGTCCTTTACAGCGGGTTCTACCTGGGATGGCCCCAGTGGAATTGACGGTATCTTCGAAGGTATGTCTGTAGATAATGAGGGTACGGAGTGGGATCGCAGCGAAAGCCTGTTTGAATCTGTAATTGATGGATTCCCGATATTTGGATTGATGAACGCCTTTTCTGCGGCGGCTGTTTTCAACGAGACTCAGGATGATCCCTGCCAATATCCCAAGCCAACCTTTGTAGAGCGTAAAGTGGTGGGGCAAGAGCTGTACACACCCTATTTACCATTTCAGATGTTTCGGATCGGTTCCCTTGCCCTGGTTGCAGCGCCCAGTGAGATGACTACTATGGCGGGGCGCCGTTTGGAAGAGCAGGTGCTCTCAGCTATGCAGGGTAATGGAATCTCTACGGTGGTGATTGCCGGTCTGGCGAATGCCTATAGTGGTTACGTAACTACACACGAAGAATTCGATATGCAGCACTATGAGGGTGGCCATACTATCTTTGGCCCCAACACCCTTGCAGCTTATCAGCAAATTTACACGGAGATGGCCTATGCCATGAACAATAATCTGGAAGTCGATGCAGGCCCAGCACCTGCAGATTTATCTAATGACCAGGTGATTCACGTTATTGGGGTGGTTTATGATGATAAGCGCCTTTGGGAATCTTTTGGGCAAGTCTGGAATGATGCCGGTAACAGCTACTCTGCTGGAGACATGGTGAGCGCCTCTTTTCGCTCTGGACATCCTCGCAATAATTTCAGGACTGGCGGCACGTTTATTGAGATTCAGCGAAAAGTGAATGGTAGCTGGGAAACCTATCTTACGGATAATGATTTGGACACCCGTTTTATCTGGACCAGGGATACCGCTATAGATTGCCTGGCTTGTTCCTTTGCTGAAGGGCAGTGGACAATTGGTGAAAGTACACCAGCTGGTACATATCGTATTAAGCATTACGGAAACTGGAAGAGTGGGTGGACTGGGAAAATTTCCGGCTACAGCGGTACGTCAAGCAGCTTTACTGTAAATAATTAA
- a CDS encoding adenylosuccinate lyase family protein, whose translation MRDIFSDKQRVQYYLDVEAALAKVQARLGIIPEEAAKEICSHCNADEIDFVRLKAQTELIGYPVFGVVQQLVALCDKGLGQWCHWGTTTQDITDTATVLQIRAALELIKTDVGAISIALAKLAKEYRDTPMVARSNLQQAVPITFGYKAAVWLAGFHRHQQRLEEIKKRALVGEFGGAAGNLASLGSQGLAVQAGIMEELRLGKPCIAWHTMRDRITEVACLLGLITGTLGKIALDIKLMAQTEVGEVSEPFTSGRGASSTMPQKHNPVSSVYISGIVPIIRQQVAALLNAMEEDHERATGTWEIEWVVLPEIFCLSAAALAQARFTLSGLNVHPENMMRNLKLTGGQVSSEAVMMGLGPKIGREKAHDLVYQICCDAVESGQSFAELLKQSPEISANLSSSEVDELLDPKNYLGLCGEMVDQTLAGKER comes from the coding sequence ATGCGAGATATTTTTTCAGATAAACAGAGAGTTCAGTACTACCTGGATGTCGAGGCGGCTCTGGCAAAAGTTCAAGCGCGATTGGGGATCATCCCCGAGGAGGCGGCGAAAGAGATTTGCAGCCACTGCAATGCCGATGAGATTGATTTCGTACGCTTAAAGGCCCAGACAGAGTTGATTGGTTATCCCGTTTTTGGGGTTGTACAACAGCTGGTAGCATTGTGTGATAAAGGGCTGGGACAATGGTGCCACTGGGGAACTACAACCCAGGATATTACTGATACAGCTACCGTTTTACAGATTCGTGCGGCATTGGAATTGATAAAAACTGATGTGGGAGCAATCTCAATTGCATTAGCTAAATTGGCGAAAGAGTATCGGGATACACCGATGGTGGCGAGAAGTAATTTGCAACAGGCTGTACCAATAACTTTTGGTTATAAAGCGGCTGTATGGCTGGCTGGTTTCCATCGACATCAGCAGCGCTTAGAAGAAATTAAAAAGCGTGCACTGGTTGGGGAGTTTGGTGGTGCAGCGGGAAATCTGGCCTCGTTAGGGAGCCAGGGACTGGCGGTACAGGCGGGGATTATGGAGGAGCTTAGGCTTGGAAAGCCATGTATTGCCTGGCATACCATGCGAGATAGAATCACTGAGGTAGCCTGCCTGCTGGGGTTGATCACTGGCACGCTGGGAAAAATCGCTCTCGATATTAAATTAATGGCGCAGACAGAAGTTGGCGAGGTTTCAGAACCATTTACGTCCGGGCGAGGAGCTTCCAGTACGATGCCACAAAAACATAACCCTGTTTCTTCAGTTTATATCAGTGGCATTGTGCCGATTATCAGGCAGCAGGTGGCAGCTCTGCTCAATGCTATGGAGGAGGATCATGAGCGAGCTACGGGTACCTGGGAAATTGAGTGGGTGGTACTTCCTGAAATATTTTGCCTGTCGGCTGCAGCCTTGGCACAAGCGCGCTTTACTTTAAGTGGACTTAATGTGCACCCGGAAAATATGATGCGAAATCTAAAACTGACTGGAGGCCAGGTTTCCTCTGAGGCAGTTATGATGGGATTGGGGCCTAAGATTGGACGCGAGAAAGCCCATGACCTAGTATATCAGATCTGTTGTGATGCGGTGGAAAGCGGGCAGTCATTTGCAGAGTTATTGAAACAAAGCCCGGAAATATCTGCAAATCTCAGTTCCAGTGAGGTGGATGAATTATTGGATCCCAAGAACTACTTAGGCTTGTGTGGTGAGATGGTTGATCAAACCCTGGCTGGGAAGGAGCGGTAA
- a CDS encoding nuclear transport factor 2 family protein: MKNLIRSEAIQRLCLKYLSALEQGDLEALKAVFTEGARVYSPIFGECQVDDFYSYVTKATEERHLELKNIMQGVMNPNQVAIYMTYTRTIKGKEPATINTVDIFDLATDLSGFSSVAIIYDTAPVKSDFN, translated from the coding sequence ATGAAAAATTTAATTCGCTCTGAAGCTATACAGAGATTATGTCTTAAGTATTTATCGGCTTTGGAGCAAGGTGATTTGGAGGCTTTGAAGGCTGTTTTTACAGAAGGTGCGAGGGTTTATTCTCCGATTTTTGGGGAGTGCCAGGTTGATGATTTTTATTCCTATGTCACTAAGGCAACAGAAGAGCGTCACTTAGAGTTAAAAAATATTATGCAGGGAGTGATGAATCCAAATCAGGTTGCTATTTATATGACTTATACGCGTACTATAAAAGGCAAAGAGCCAGCTACTATTAATACGGTTGATATTTTTGACCTTGCTACTGACCTAAGTGGATTTTCTTCCGTAGCTATCATTTATGATACTGCTCCAGTTAAGAGTGATTTTAATTGA
- a CDS encoding TenA family transcriptional regulator has product MNNHKRAWLEQLSEEALKHRAINHPYLKQFSSASLPNFRYAVADFAQQYGVYSSRFVNLLTAVISRLTTPKHRNILLENLAEESGHYEEKELIELETHGISASWVRNIPHAQLFETFRERAVRGTPEIGISDDAAIWYDMLSGVLLYGSTEEAIGALGLGTEHVVSSIYPFIEKGLKSLPEFQPKNYCFFSVHTLIDDDHAESLNQIALDFANTEEGRKRLRHGVLKALNLRAAFWDGMLERAIRGPQKPLENLNNYTRQASGVAQDEPALIN; this is encoded by the coding sequence ATGAATAATCATAAAAGAGCCTGGCTAGAGCAACTCTCTGAAGAAGCGCTAAAGCACAGGGCTATCAACCACCCATATCTCAAACAATTCAGCAGTGCATCCCTTCCAAACTTTCGCTATGCGGTCGCGGATTTTGCTCAACAGTACGGGGTTTATTCATCCCGTTTTGTAAACTTACTCACTGCTGTGATTTCCAGATTGACTACCCCGAAGCACCGGAACATTCTTCTGGAAAATCTCGCAGAAGAGTCTGGACACTATGAAGAAAAAGAGCTTATAGAGCTGGAGACTCATGGGATCAGTGCAAGCTGGGTCCGGAACATCCCCCATGCACAGCTGTTTGAGACCTTCAGAGAAAGGGCGGTACGCGGAACACCAGAAATAGGAATCTCCGATGATGCTGCTATATGGTATGACATGCTCTCCGGAGTATTGCTTTATGGCTCTACTGAAGAAGCTATCGGCGCTTTAGGATTAGGTACAGAGCATGTCGTCAGCTCTATTTATCCTTTCATTGAAAAAGGCTTAAAAAGCTTACCAGAGTTTCAGCCGAAGAATTATTGCTTCTTCTCTGTTCACACACTTATTGATGATGACCATGCAGAAAGCTTAAACCAAATCGCATTGGATTTTGCCAATACAGAGGAGGGCCGCAAACGTCTTCGTCACGGAGTACTTAAAGCCTTGAATTTAAGGGCGGCCTTCTGGGATGGCATGTTGGAACGTGCAATTAGGGGTCCGCAAAAGCCTCTCGAAAATCTAAATAATTATACTCGACAAGCATCTGGAGTGGCTCAGGATGAACCAGCCCTTATCAACTGA
- a CDS encoding IS3 family transposase (programmed frameshift) encodes MTRSSKPTKTTRKQYSDEYRKDALALALKVGVSVAAKQLGLHPSQIYGWRSKAQLHQSRGDAERELATENARLKRQLAEQAEELAIFKKGRSVLCKEPEMRYAFMQKHRHEFSIKAMAKVLGVSRSGFYNWVSRSADQSKYQQYRMQLDSLVQQRFIASKERSGAPRLTKELASEGSKYNQKTIAASMHRQGLRAKAGRRYKATTYSKHGLPVAPNLLEQNFNAEAPNQKWAGDITYLRTEEGWLYLAVVIDLYSRLVIGWAMSETMTATLVCDALQMALWRRKKPTNVIVHTDRGSQYCSKDYQSLITAYDLRCSMSAKGNCYDNACAETFFHSLKVEAIHGNRFPTRRLMRETVFEYIEIDYNRNRLHSANGYLSPEAFEEQLVA; translated from the exons ATGACAAGATCAAGTAAACCAACCAAAACCACTCGTAAACAATACTCAGATGAGTATAGAAAAGATGCTCTGGCACTGGCGCTCAAGGTCGGGGTAAGCGTTGCCGCTAAACAGCTTGGGTTGCATCCTTCCCAGATTTACGGATGGCGAAGTAAGGCTCAGTTACATCAGAGCCGAGGGGATGCCGAGAGAGAGCTGGCGACAGAAAATGCTCGACTTAAGCGGCAGCTGGCTGAGCAGGCAGAGGAGCTGGCGATCT TTAAAAAAGGCCGCAGCGTACTTTGCAAAGAGCCTGAAATGAGGTACGCCTTCATGCAAAAGCACAGGCATGAATTCAGCATCAAAGCGATGGCCAAGGTATTGGGCGTATCTCGCAGTGGCTTTTATAACTGGGTGTCAAGATCGGCTGACCAATCCAAGTACCAGCAGTACCGAATGCAGCTCGATAGCTTGGTACAGCAGCGCTTTATAGCCAGCAAAGAACGTAGCGGCGCCCCTCGTCTGACGAAGGAGTTGGCCAGTGAGGGGAGTAAATATAACCAGAAAACAATTGCTGCCAGCATGCATCGACAGGGCCTACGGGCTAAAGCAGGCAGGAGATATAAAGCCACAACCTACTCAAAACATGGTCTGCCAGTAGCTCCAAATTTGCTCGAGCAGAACTTTAATGCTGAAGCGCCGAATCAGAAATGGGCTGGGGATATTACCTACCTACGAACGGAAGAAGGTTGGTTATATCTGGCTGTAGTGATAGACCTATATAGTCGGCTGGTTATTGGTTGGGCGATGTCAGAAACGATGACGGCTACATTGGTCTGTGACGCCCTTCAAATGGCTTTATGGCGACGTAAGAAACCTACGAATGTTATCGTGCATACAGACAGGGGAAGCCAGTATTGCTCTAAAGATTATCAATCTTTAATTACAGCGTATGATCTGCGGTGCAGCATGAGCGCCAAAGGTAATTGCTATGATAACGCTTGTGCAGAAACATTCTTCCACTCACTTAAAGTAGAAGCAATCCATGGTAACCGCTTTCCTACAAGGCGCCTCATGAGAGAAACCGTATTTGAGTATATAGAGATAGACTACAATCGAAATCGCCTACACAGCGCCAATGGCTATCTCAGCCCTGAGGCGTTTGAGGAACAACTAGTCGCTTAG
- a CDS encoding cellulose binding domain-containing protein, which yields MIPLLLLGLFGQALAATNCDVNLVVQSQWNTGYMAAVVVRNTGNEPINGWSVDWQWPADQVIDHSWNAKISQSGNIVTAEGTGDFATIPTGEARSFGFNISYSGGEQIPSKINASCNKQAPTPPTPTEPPTSTPLSPIERYNYILGTQTISPKYSFTGEGSLVESAKAIHAMGSNFLKIALSTGLYDELRGKGLDYQFKRMLEEVPAYREVLEMDFSHYMFWVEDSGSWMDNKGMSKDELTWQYDKIYALAEYLLTQYNGSGKTFMIGHWEGDWNLVQKADGTRDDNQEKIDPIRIQGLIDWLNIRQKAIDDAKANIAHSDVNLYHYVEVNRVESAMQGKERITNAVLPHTNVDLVSYSAYDLTTKERHSDFATLHTELTKALDFINSKLPTKAGLPFEKRVFIGEYGYGESWFKDWGTRSGEAQDMLSRNVIKTSLEWGTPFILYWQMYGNEYDSWANEFVGYWLINNDGNKKQIYQTHQKFYRDAKQYLSDFQAKQGTLPTEREFRAYALKWFESTESPTTQPIPAPDTTPAPSPEPTPPLSSSGRCTVEYTVQNDWGNGFMANVVIRNTGNTPIEKWRVEWQWPGNQKVAHHWNALISENSGTVTASGQDTIPPGEARAFGFNGEYTGENIQPNLTTSCQSNSVTEPSPPSAPEPTEPEPQPTEPSNPNKGNANSIKLWLIGDSITYGMTTLPFNSNGFRSQIWQHLLDASNGKSSFPVTTSESNGSLQILYSGKPIHTIGTVNGPTGPEDLAQQSRNYWHSGIPGATTSDMLCFLNPTGHQVPSGYNFASCAQSIANFNSVATEICREDSNSAGWLGNQACQLSQSLSGTDAVVIPIQLGTNDITFLNMNGATNCSAIPEIGGTSASRLEQVVANILSPANSTDKSTLVGKIYSHLSSLGIADKNIAFVISMIPRRRNIDGQDPQNYCTDYYNTQIKNAVENARTSFNIFLADQGKIIPTGDSVHPTTAGHKVMACNLLYGYSYGHSESFNCPIPDSTPASGLVKALESVIH from the coding sequence ATGATTCCTTTACTTTTATTAGGGCTATTTGGTCAGGCGCTCGCAGCTACAAACTGCGACGTGAACCTGGTTGTTCAGAGCCAATGGAATACTGGTTACATGGCCGCTGTAGTGGTTCGAAATACTGGCAATGAGCCCATCAATGGCTGGTCAGTCGACTGGCAGTGGCCCGCAGACCAAGTGATCGATCACTCCTGGAATGCCAAGATTAGTCAAAGCGGCAATATCGTTACCGCGGAGGGAACTGGCGATTTTGCCACCATACCAACAGGCGAGGCGCGGTCCTTTGGGTTTAATATCTCCTACTCTGGAGGAGAGCAGATCCCATCCAAGATAAATGCCAGCTGTAATAAGCAAGCACCTACGCCCCCAACACCTACTGAACCACCAACAAGCACTCCGCTATCCCCAATTGAGCGCTACAACTACATTCTCGGTACCCAGACAATCAGTCCCAAGTACAGTTTTACTGGAGAAGGCTCCCTTGTGGAGTCTGCCAAGGCCATTCATGCAATGGGCTCGAATTTTCTTAAGATTGCTCTCTCCACGGGCCTGTATGATGAACTACGAGGCAAAGGGCTGGACTACCAATTCAAACGCATGCTTGAAGAAGTGCCCGCTTATCGTGAGGTCCTGGAAATGGATTTTTCCCACTATATGTTTTGGGTGGAAGATTCAGGCTCCTGGATGGACAACAAGGGCATGTCCAAAGATGAACTAACCTGGCAATACGATAAAATTTATGCCCTGGCTGAATACCTGCTAACGCAATATAACGGATCTGGTAAAACCTTTATGATTGGCCACTGGGAAGGGGATTGGAACCTGGTGCAAAAGGCAGACGGAACCCGTGATGACAACCAGGAAAAAATCGACCCCATACGAATCCAGGGATTAATCGACTGGCTCAATATTCGTCAGAAGGCCATAGATGATGCTAAAGCCAATATAGCTCACTCCGATGTCAACCTGTATCACTATGTTGAAGTCAATAGGGTTGAATCGGCAATGCAGGGGAAGGAGCGTATTACTAATGCCGTACTGCCCCACACTAATGTGGATCTGGTGTCTTACTCAGCTTATGACCTGACTACCAAGGAAAGACACTCAGACTTCGCCACCTTACATACTGAGTTAACGAAAGCTTTAGATTTCATTAATTCAAAGCTTCCCACAAAGGCAGGCTTGCCATTTGAAAAACGAGTATTTATTGGCGAGTACGGATATGGTGAATCCTGGTTCAAAGACTGGGGCACCCGCTCTGGAGAAGCACAGGATATGCTCTCGCGCAATGTGATTAAAACTTCATTGGAGTGGGGGACTCCTTTTATCTTGTATTGGCAGATGTATGGTAACGAGTATGATAGCTGGGCTAATGAGTTTGTCGGCTACTGGCTGATCAACAACGATGGGAACAAAAAACAGATTTACCAAACACACCAAAAGTTCTATCGGGACGCCAAACAATACCTGAGCGATTTTCAGGCAAAGCAGGGTACCCTACCTACAGAGCGAGAGTTCCGTGCCTACGCACTTAAATGGTTTGAGTCCACTGAATCCCCAACAACACAGCCAATTCCAGCACCAGACACAACACCTGCACCAAGCCCGGAACCTACTCCCCCACTGTCATCCTCTGGCCGGTGTACTGTGGAATACACTGTACAAAATGACTGGGGCAATGGCTTTATGGCTAATGTGGTTATCCGCAACACTGGAAATACCCCCATTGAAAAATGGCGGGTTGAGTGGCAATGGCCAGGTAACCAAAAGGTGGCCCATCACTGGAATGCTCTGATAAGTGAAAATAGCGGTACAGTAACTGCCAGCGGCCAGGACACTATTCCTCCAGGCGAGGCTCGGGCATTTGGTTTTAATGGTGAGTACACGGGTGAAAATATCCAGCCAAACCTGACCACTAGCTGCCAGTCCAATAGCGTAACAGAACCCTCTCCGCCAAGTGCCCCTGAACCTACAGAACCAGAGCCCCAGCCCACTGAGCCGTCCAATCCCAATAAAGGCAATGCCAACAGTATAAAACTCTGGCTCATTGGGGACTCGATCACCTATGGCATGACTACCCTCCCCTTCAACTCCAACGGCTTCCGCTCCCAAATTTGGCAACACCTCCTCGATGCCTCCAATGGCAAATCCAGTTTCCCGGTTACCACAAGTGAGAGCAATGGCTCCCTCCAAATTCTCTATAGTGGCAAGCCCATACACACTATCGGAACTGTAAATGGTCCAACTGGCCCAGAGGACCTGGCACAACAAAGCAGGAATTACTGGCACTCGGGAATCCCAGGAGCCACCACAAGCGATATGCTCTGCTTCCTAAACCCTACAGGTCATCAAGTTCCATCTGGCTATAATTTTGCCAGCTGTGCTCAATCCATTGCTAACTTCAATTCGGTAGCTACCGAAATCTGCCGGGAAGACAGTAACAGTGCCGGATGGTTAGGTAACCAAGCCTGCCAGCTGAGTCAAAGCCTCTCCGGCACTGATGCCGTTGTGATACCTATCCAACTGGGAACCAACGATATTACATTCTTAAATATGAATGGCGCCACTAACTGTAGTGCCATACCTGAGATAGGAGGCACCTCAGCCAGTCGACTGGAGCAGGTTGTTGCCAACATATTGTCACCAGCAAATAGTACCGATAAATCTACTTTGGTAGGTAAAATATATAGCCACCTTTCTTCATTAGGCATAGCCGATAAAAATATTGCCTTTGTAATCTCGATGATTCCTCGCCGAAGGAATATTGACGGGCAAGACCCCCAAAACTACTGCACCGATTACTACAATACCCAGATTAAAAATGCGGTAGAAAATGCCAGAACCTCTTTTAATATTTTCCTGGCAGATCAGGGCAAAATAATCCCTACCGGTGACTCGGTACATCCTACTACAGCAGGTCACAAGGTCATGGCCTGCAACCTGCTTTATGGCTATAGCTATGGGCATTCTGAGAGCTTCAACTGCCCAATACCAGACAGCACTCCAGCTTCTGGCTTAGTGAAAGCACTAGAAAGCGTCATTCACTAG
- a CDS encoding class I SAM-dependent methyltransferase yields the protein MNQPLSTETIYNAQAGNWLRSEKVLLSDFTARPRVLEELGDIAGQDILDFGCGEGYVSRMILENGARSIFGIDSSAEMIGQAQAMAAELELSTASYTAANAVTFDQFPQKSFDKAIAVFLFNYLTIEEMTQVMTKVRSLLASTGTFVFTVPHPCLPFMREETPPFYFEHGEKSYFDGINQTFEGKIWRRDGIPVSVRCVHKTFSHYFEALKAAGFNLLPQVNELAVTDEHLALDPEFFGPMKGYPLHVLFKVQVND from the coding sequence ATGAACCAGCCCTTATCAACTGAAACAATCTATAACGCCCAAGCAGGCAACTGGTTGCGATCTGAGAAGGTCCTTTTAAGTGACTTTACTGCAAGACCTCGAGTTCTTGAGGAGTTGGGAGATATTGCTGGGCAAGACATTCTGGACTTTGGATGTGGCGAGGGTTACGTCTCACGCATGATTCTGGAAAATGGTGCTCGTTCGATATTTGGCATCGATTCTTCTGCGGAGATGATCGGTCAAGCACAGGCAATGGCAGCAGAGCTCGAACTATCCACTGCCAGTTATACGGCTGCTAATGCTGTGACTTTTGACCAATTCCCACAAAAGAGCTTCGACAAGGCCATTGCTGTATTTCTTTTCAATTATCTCACGATCGAAGAGATGACTCAGGTAATGACAAAGGTTAGATCACTGTTAGCCTCCACCGGGACCTTTGTTTTTACCGTGCCCCATCCTTGTCTACCATTTATGCGTGAAGAAACACCACCGTTTTACTTTGAGCATGGAGAAAAAAGCTATTTCGATGGCATCAATCAAACTTTCGAAGGAAAAATCTGGCGCAGAGATGGAATTCCAGTATCTGTGCGTTGTGTACACAAAACCTTTTCACATTACTTCGAAGCACTCAAAGCAGCCGGGTTTAATCTTTTGCCGCAGGTGAATGAGCTTGCGGTAACAGACGAACACCTGGCATTGGACCCTGAATTCTTTGGTCCTATGAAAGGTTACCCTCTGCATGTTTTATTTAAGGTACAAGTAAATGATTGA
- a CDS encoding TauD/TfdA family dioxygenase yields the protein MIELAPREEVCAQAWKTADIASKSNWKFAWPSGWQEEVKALQDWASNQDYPVESLRADSVPTPQFDQLSQQIKQEIAHGSGITWIQGIDGFDQDTLNILFLNISLAMGQTIDTYGRLYGILDTGRSYKDEAIPVSQTNAATGVHTDSSQRTIQPNILGLCCITPAIKGGKSKVVSAAQVHEALREREPGKLALLYDNYIRDLVTPGSDKNLQSILNNHFPIFSYEKGKLSIRYMRYWIEKGHERVDQPLTKEVLQALDMLDGELNNEENVISFYMNSGDMIFIDNTRILHDRDEFVDTLEQKRVYTRVWIG from the coding sequence ATGATTGAACTGGCTCCCAGAGAAGAAGTGTGCGCTCAAGCGTGGAAGACTGCAGATATAGCCTCAAAATCCAACTGGAAGTTTGCTTGGCCTTCCGGCTGGCAAGAGGAGGTAAAAGCTCTTCAAGATTGGGCTTCCAATCAGGATTATCCTGTTGAATCCTTGAGAGCCGACTCAGTACCAACCCCACAGTTTGATCAACTTTCCCAACAGATCAAGCAAGAAATTGCACACGGAAGCGGCATAACCTGGATTCAGGGGATTGATGGCTTCGATCAAGATACACTCAATATTTTGTTCTTAAATATCAGCTTGGCAATGGGGCAAACTATTGATACCTATGGCAGGTTGTACGGTATCCTGGATACAGGTAGAAGCTATAAAGATGAAGCAATTCCGGTATCACAAACTAATGCTGCTACCGGGGTACATACAGACAGCTCGCAACGTACGATCCAGCCCAATATTCTCGGCTTGTGCTGTATCACCCCTGCGATAAAAGGTGGAAAATCCAAAGTGGTCTCCGCAGCACAGGTCCACGAGGCCCTGAGAGAAAGAGAACCTGGCAAGCTCGCTCTACTCTATGATAACTATATACGCGATCTTGTCACCCCAGGCAGCGACAAGAACCTCCAGAGTATCCTTAACAATCACTTCCCCATTTTCAGCTATGAAAAGGGTAAGTTATCAATCCGTTATATGCGCTACTGGATTGAAAAAGGTCACGAACGGGTCGATCAACCATTAACCAAGGAGGTATTACAGGCTTTAGACATGCTCGACGGGGAGCTAAACAATGAAGAAAACGTTATCAGCTTCTATATGAACTCAGGAGACATGATATTTATCGACAACACCCGGATTCTTCACGATCGGGATGAGTTTGTTGACACTCTCGAGCAAAAGCGTGTTTATACAAGAGTATGGATAGGCTAA